A stretch of Gemmobacter fulvus DNA encodes these proteins:
- a CDS encoding alpha-D-ribose 1-methylphosphonate 5-triphosphate diphosphatase: MQARSVALAEGRITRGPLPAVDLSGYLILPGIIDLHGDGFERHIAPRPSAPFPLETGLASADREAAAHGVTTAYLAQGWSWEGGHRGPDAAEAVMAALAAYRTRALTDLRLQLRAETHLVEAEERLLRAVTAHRIGYVVFNDHLEEGFRMSRAAPADFGLWARKLRLTPEELLSRMESARSRARAVPRHLCRLAEAFDALGVNYGSHDDPNGETREFYTMIGARIAEFPLTRAAAAAAHAMMNPVVMGAPNVVRGGSQSGNIAAIDLIAQGLCDALVSDYHIPALPLAAFALVDQGVLSLPKAWAMISTAPAEILRLPDRGRISPGLRADLVVMNATSRVIEATICGGRLTYLAGAAAGRFLDQTDLRQPDIAPLSAARLAAE; the protein is encoded by the coding sequence ATGCAGGCCCGCTCGGTCGCGCTGGCCGAGGGGCGGATCACCCGTGGGCCGCTGCCTGCGGTGGATCTGTCGGGGTATCTGATCCTGCCCGGCATCATAGATCTGCATGGTGACGGGTTTGAGCGGCACATCGCCCCCCGCCCCTCGGCACCGTTCCCGCTGGAAACCGGGTTGGCCTCGGCGGACCGCGAGGCGGCGGCGCATGGCGTGACCACCGCCTATCTGGCGCAGGGCTGGAGCTGGGAGGGCGGTCACCGTGGCCCCGATGCCGCCGAAGCCGTGATGGCGGCACTTGCCGCCTACCGCACCCGCGCCCTGACCGATCTGCGCCTGCAACTGCGCGCCGAAACCCATCTGGTCGAGGCGGAAGAGCGGCTTCTGCGCGCCGTCACCGCGCATCGAATCGGCTATGTCGTGTTCAACGACCATCTGGAGGAAGGCTTTCGCATGAGCCGCGCCGCCCCGGCCGATTTCGGCCTGTGGGCGCGCAAGCTGCGGCTGACCCCGGAAGAACTGCTGTCCCGGATGGAATCGGCGCGCAGCCGGGCGCGTGCCGTGCCCCGCCACCTCTGCCGTCTGGCCGAAGCCTTTGATGCGCTGGGTGTGAATTACGGCAGCCATGATGATCCGAATGGCGAAACGCGCGAGTTCTATACGATGATCGGGGCCCGCATCGCGGAATTCCCGCTGACCCGCGCCGCCGCCGCCGCCGCCCATGCGATGATGAACCCGGTGGTGATGGGCGCGCCCAATGTGGTGCGCGGTGGCAGCCAGTCGGGCAATATTGCCGCCATCGACCTGATCGCGCAGGGGCTTTGTGATGCGCTGGTGTCGGATTACCATATCCCTGCCCTGCCGCTGGCGGCCTTTGCGCTGGTGGATCAGGGGGTGCTGAGCCTGCCCAAGGCCTGGGCAATGATCTCGACCGCGCCCGCCGAAATCCTGCGCCTGCCCGACCGGGGCCGTATCAGCCCCGGCCTGCGTGCCGATCTGGTGGTGATGAACGCGACCAGCCGCGTGATCGAGGCCACGATTTGCGGTGGCCGGCTGACCTATCTTGCGGGTGCAGCGGCGGGGCGGTTTCTGGACCAGACCGATCTGCGCCAGCCCGACATTGCGCCGCTGTCTGCCGCGCGGCTCGCCGCCGAATAA
- the rlmB gene encoding 23S rRNA (guanosine(2251)-2'-O)-methyltransferase RlmB: MSGGATKPTWVIDKEKAKRAAANETVWLFGLHAVRDALVNPDRVKLRLVVTKNAYDKLADAVAQAGITPEIVDPRKFDVPIDEASVHQGAALEVKPLNWGKLADVCIGGKGAPLVVLLDRVTDPHNVGAVLRSAEVFGARAVIAPQRHSAPETGALAKTASGALERQPYLRVVNLADAMEELKAMGYVLLGLDGEAEVTLAQAVAEAGTRPIGLVMGAEGPGLRDKTRDTCDRLVKIPFTGEFGSLNVSNAAAVALYAVSAR, encoded by the coding sequence ATGAGCGGCGGCGCGACAAAACCGACCTGGGTGATCGACAAGGAAAAGGCAAAGCGCGCGGCGGCGAATGAAACCGTCTGGCTGTTCGGGCTGCATGCGGTGCGCGATGCGCTGGTGAACCCCGACCGGGTGAAGCTGCGCCTTGTCGTCACCAAAAATGCCTATGACAAGCTGGCCGATGCCGTTGCGCAGGCCGGGATCACGCCCGAGATCGTTGATCCGCGCAAGTTTGACGTGCCGATTGACGAAGCCTCGGTGCATCAGGGCGCGGCGCTTGAGGTCAAGCCGCTGAACTGGGGCAAACTGGCCGATGTCTGTATCGGCGGCAAGGGCGCGCCGCTTGTGGTGCTGCTGGACCGGGTGACAGATCCGCATAACGTGGGCGCGGTGCTGCGTTCCGCCGAAGTGTTCGGCGCGCGCGCGGTGATCGCGCCGCAGCGCCATTCGGCCCCCGAAACCGGCGCTTTGGCGAAAACCGCCAGCGGCGCGCTGGAACGGCAGCCCTATCTGCGGGTGGTCAATCTGGCCGATGCGATGGAAGAGCTGAAAGCCATGGGCTATGTGCTGCTCGGCCTTGATGGCGAAGCCGAGGTGACGCTGGCACAGGCCGTGGCCGAGGCGGGCACCCGCCCGATCGGTCTGGTCATGGGGGCAGAAGGGCCGGGCCTGCGCGACAAGACGCGCGACACCTGCGACCGTCTGGTCAAGATCCCCTTCACCGGCGAGTTCGGCTCGCTGAACGTGTCGAACGCGGCGGCAGTGGCGCTTTATGCCGTTTCGGCCCGTTGA
- a CDS encoding CoA-binding protein produces MSPGNTDLRDDDIRSILTTTRVIALVGWSPNPDRPSHRVAAFLAARGYRVIPVNPGQAGQQALGETVRASLAEIHDPVDMVDIFRRSEDVPGVVDAALALPGVKVIWMQLGVTHAAAAAKAEAQGLRVVQDRCPVIEIGRLGL; encoded by the coding sequence ATGAGCCCCGGTAACACCGACCTCCGCGATGACGACATCCGCTCCATTCTGACCACAACCCGGGTGATCGCCCTCGTCGGCTGGTCGCCCAATCCTGACCGGCCCAGCCACCGGGTTGCTGCCTTTCTCGCGGCACGCGGCTATCGGGTGATCCCGGTCAATCCCGGTCAGGCCGGGCAGCAGGCCCTGGGCGAAACCGTGCGCGCCTCGCTGGCCGAAATTCACGACCCCGTGGACATGGTGGATATCTTCCGCCGCTCAGAAGACGTGCCGGGCGTGGTGGATGCGGCGCTTGCCCTGCCGGGAGTTAAGGTGATCTGGATGCAGCTTGGCGTCACCCATGCCGCAGCGGCGGCCAAGGCCGAGGCACAGGGCCTGCGCGTGGTGCAGGATCGCTGCCCGGTGATCGAGATTGGCCGTCTCGGGCTGTAA